In Methanocaldococcus lauensis, a single genomic region encodes these proteins:
- the rnp1 gene encoding ribonuclease P protein component 1: MITPYNILKHELIGLRVTIIDSKNKSMIGIKGKVVDETRNTLIIEKENGKEVIIPKNIATFMFELKNCKVKVDGRLLIGRPEERLKKKVKIMYPY; the protein is encoded by the coding sequence ATGATAACACCTTACAATATATTAAAACACGAGCTTATAGGTCTTAGAGTTACTATTATCGATTCAAAAAATAAGTCAATGATTGGCATTAAAGGCAAAGTAGTAGATGAGACAAGAAATACTTTAATAATAGAAAAAGAAAATGGTAAAGAAGTAATAATTCCAAAAAACATTGCAACCTTTATGTTTGAACTAAAAAACTGTAAAGTGAAAGTTGATGGTAGATTGTTAATAGGTAGACCTGAAGAAAGATTGAAAAAAAAGGTAAAAATTATGTATCCATATTAA